Proteins from a genomic interval of Microbacterium abyssi:
- a CDS encoding dihydrofolate reductase family protein, which yields MQRLTIDFIISLDGYGAAEGWPGWWGLEGPEYLGWLEGLPEKDHPILMGATTYRLMSAFAASETEGVESLDDVPKYVFSSTLKEPLTWPNSTLVREGAVDFVRKLKETSDRPLRTIGSLSLCRSLLTAGLADRYRVVIFPVITGATGQERIFDGYPDVRLDLIEARTFDDRSQLLEYIPTVLDGPPGA from the coding sequence ATGCAGAGACTCACGATCGACTTCATCATCTCGCTCGACGGCTACGGTGCCGCCGAGGGCTGGCCCGGGTGGTGGGGGCTGGAGGGGCCCGAGTACCTCGGCTGGCTCGAGGGCCTTCCCGAGAAGGACCATCCCATCCTCATGGGTGCGACGACCTACCGGCTCATGTCGGCCTTCGCGGCCAGCGAGACGGAGGGTGTGGAATCGCTCGACGACGTGCCCAAGTACGTGTTCTCCTCGACGCTGAAGGAGCCGCTCACCTGGCCGAACTCCACCCTTGTGCGCGAAGGCGCGGTGGATTTCGTGCGGAAGCTGAAGGAGACCTCCGACCGCCCGCTGCGCACCATCGGCAGCCTCTCGCTGTGCCGTTCGCTGCTCACGGCGGGCCTTGCCGACCGCTATCGCGTGGTGATCTTCCCCGTCATCACCGGCGCCACGGGGCAGGAGCGGATCTTCGACGGCTACCCGGACGTGCGCCTCGATCTCATCGAAGCGCGCACTTTCGACGATCGCAGTCAGCTGCTCGAGTACATTCCCACTGTCCTTGACGGTCCTCCCGGTGCCTGA
- a CDS encoding histidine phosphatase family protein, with translation MDATDPLPDRPAPDNPQGKLVLLRHGETEWSRDGRHTGLTDIPLTVHGEELARSAGELMRDYDFRLVLRSPLQRAGRTAELAGLDAEVDPLLVEWDYGGYEGRTTKEIRAELGYNWSAFTHGVIRGETPGETVEEVAARASRVLTRVLPAMVDGDVALVGHGHYLRILAAVFLRQAPRFGASITFGAGSVSVLGYDREHPAILAWNHGPRLPLEPPKS, from the coding sequence GTGGACGCCACCGACCCGCTGCCCGATCGACCCGCCCCGGACAACCCGCAGGGCAAGCTCGTGCTGCTGCGGCACGGCGAGACCGAGTGGTCGCGCGACGGCCGGCACACCGGGCTGACCGACATCCCGCTCACCGTGCACGGTGAGGAGCTCGCGCGTTCGGCCGGTGAGCTGATGCGCGACTACGACTTCCGCCTGGTGCTCAGGTCGCCGCTGCAGCGCGCCGGCCGCACCGCCGAGCTGGCAGGACTGGACGCAGAGGTCGACCCGCTGCTGGTCGAGTGGGACTACGGAGGGTACGAGGGCCGCACCACGAAGGAGATCCGCGCCGAGCTCGGCTACAACTGGTCGGCCTTCACGCACGGCGTCATCCGTGGCGAGACACCAGGCGAGACAGTCGAAGAGGTCGCGGCGCGCGCCTCTCGGGTGCTCACCAGGGTGCTTCCCGCGATGGTCGACGGCGACGTCGCACTTGTCGGGCACGGACACTATCTGCGGATCCTCGCAGCCGTGTTCCTGCGGCAGGCGCCGAGGTTCGGCGCATCGATCACCTTCGGTGCCGGATCCGTGTCGGTGCTCGGCTATGACCGCGAGCACCCTGCGATCCTGGCGTGGAACCACGGTCCGCGCCTGCCGCTGGAGCCGCCGAAGTCGTGA
- a CDS encoding DNA/RNA non-specific endonuclease, producing the protein MADGYDSAFLTTSLPLPRSAGRTRELTYPRFSVLLDPERRLAAVTAVNIDGALLRDVPRTGDWRLDPRVDAAEQTGPDVYSRNDLDRGHLVRRRDPGWGEADEARDATEATFFYPNAAPQAAGFNQSKELWLGLEDHVLEYAQATDQRVSVFTAPVLGDDDPPYRGIRIPLRFWKVAAWQGPGGLAAAGFILDQTELVDTAEGLLAAPPLGVFRTFQVPIEEIAGISGVDFGPLAAADVLNVRGARPDEWRPLSDPADITL; encoded by the coding sequence ATGGCCGACGGATACGACTCCGCTTTCCTGACCACCTCGCTTCCCCTCCCTCGATCCGCGGGCAGAACTCGCGAGCTCACCTACCCGCGGTTCTCGGTGCTGCTCGACCCCGAACGACGGCTCGCGGCCGTCACGGCCGTGAACATCGACGGCGCGCTTCTCCGAGACGTCCCGCGCACGGGCGACTGGCGCCTGGATCCGAGAGTGGATGCCGCGGAGCAGACCGGCCCTGATGTCTACAGCCGCAACGATCTCGATCGCGGCCACCTCGTGCGACGGCGCGACCCCGGCTGGGGTGAGGCCGACGAGGCACGGGATGCCACGGAGGCGACGTTCTTCTACCCGAATGCCGCGCCTCAGGCGGCCGGGTTCAATCAGTCCAAAGAGCTCTGGCTGGGTCTCGAGGACCACGTTCTCGAGTACGCCCAGGCGACCGACCAGCGGGTGTCGGTGTTCACGGCGCCTGTGCTGGGCGATGACGATCCGCCCTATCGCGGCATCCGCATCCCGCTCCGATTCTGGAAGGTCGCGGCCTGGCAGGGGCCGGGCGGACTCGCGGCGGCCGGGTTCATCCTCGATCAGACCGAGCTCGTCGACACTGCCGAGGGGCTGCTCGCGGCGCCGCCGCTGGGAGTGTTCCGCACGTTCCAGGTGCCGATCGAGGAAATCGCCGGGATCAGTGGCGTGGACTTCGGGCCGCTGGCCGCGGCCGATGTGCTGAACGTGCGAGGCGCGCGTCCGGATGAGTGGCGCCCGCTGAGCGATCCTGCCGACATCACACTGTGA
- a CDS encoding DUF1428 domain-containing protein, protein MTFADISIVPVLSDRKAAYLAFSERVADVYREHGATKITDYWQAGSAADQNDFHADGTSYAPGELRGLAAVAGASDSESVVVSITEWPSKEARDRGNAAAMKDPRVLATLDEEPIFDGGRVIGESFHIASQQQTDV, encoded by the coding sequence ATGACGTTCGCCGACATCTCCATCGTCCCCGTTCTCAGCGACCGGAAGGCCGCCTATCTGGCATTCTCGGAACGCGTGGCCGACGTCTACCGCGAGCACGGCGCGACGAAGATCACCGACTACTGGCAAGCAGGTTCGGCGGCCGACCAGAACGACTTTCATGCCGACGGCACCTCATACGCTCCCGGTGAGTTGCGGGGATTAGCGGCCGTTGCCGGCGCCTCCGACTCCGAATCGGTCGTCGTGTCGATCACGGAGTGGCCGTCGAAGGAAGCCCGCGATCGCGGCAACGCTGCGGCGATGAAAGACCCGCGTGTGCTTGCCACGCTCGACGAGGAACCTATCTTCGATGGAGGACGCGTGATCGGCGAGAGCTTCCACATCGCGTCGCAGCAGCAGACCGACGTCTAG